In Ipomoea triloba cultivar NCNSP0323 chromosome 7, ASM357664v1, a single genomic region encodes these proteins:
- the LOC116024507 gene encoding LOW QUALITY PROTEIN: pyruvate decarboxylase 2-like (The sequence of the model RefSeq protein was modified relative to this genomic sequence to represent the inferred CDS: deleted 2 bases in 1 codon) gives MDDVSVGNFEGSQPNNGDVVCPNGGVSAVGDSHSPSTIAPPDATLGRHIARRLVEIGVRDVFTVPGDFNLTLLDHLIAEPSLNNIGCCNELNAGYAADGYARQRGVGACVVTFTVGGLSVINAIAGAYSENLPVICLVGGPNTNDYGTNRILHHTIGLPDFSQEFRCFQTVTCYQALINNLDDAHEQIDTAISTALKESKPVYVSISCNLAGIPHPAFSREPIPFSISPRLSNKLGTEAAVEAAATFLNKAVKPVMVGGPKLRAAKACEAFVELADASGYAIAVMPSGKGLVPEEHPRFIGTYWGAVSTAFCGEIVESADAYLFAGPIFNDYSSVGYSLLLKKEKAIIVQPDRVVIGNGHAFGCVLMKDFLRELAKKIKKNTTAHENYSRIYISQGCPLKSLLTDPLRVNIMFQHIQKMLSADTAVIAETGDSWFNCQKLRLPTGCGYVFDHHIINININAYSNEYILYLKNGLCRYEFQMQYGSIGWSVGATLGYAQSVPSKRVIACIGDGSFQVTAQDISTMLRCNQKSIIFLINNGGYTIEVEIHDGPYNVIKNWNYTGLVDAISNGESKCWTTKVFTEEDLINAIGKATGEMADCLCFIEVIVHKDDTSKELLEWGSRVASANGRPPNPQ, from the exons atgGACGACGTTTCAGTAGGAAACTTTGAGGGATCCCAGCCGAACAACGGAGACGTGGTTTGCCCCAACGGCGGTGTTTCCGCGGTGGGAGACTCCCATTCTCCGTCCACCATCGCTCCGCCGGATGCCACCCTGGGCCGCCACATTGCCCGTCGGCTGGTGGAGATAGGCGTGAGAGACGTGTTCACGGTGCCGGGTGACTTCAACCTGACGCTGCTGGACCACCTGATTGCCGAGCCGAGTCTTAACAACATTGGGTGCTGCAACGAGCTGAATGCGGGGTACGCCGCCGACGGCTATGCCAGGCAGCGTGGAGTCGGCGCTTGCGTCGTCACCTTCACGGTTGGCGGCCTTAGCGTGATTAACGCCATTGCCGGTGCTTATAGCGAGAACCTTCCCGTCATTTGTTTGGTGGGTGGGCCCAATACTAACGATTATGGAACTAATAGGATTTTGCATCACACCATTGGATTGCCTGATTTTAGCCAAGAGTTCAGGTGCTTCCAGACTGTTACTTGCTATCAG GCTTTGATCAATAACTTGGATGATGCGCATGAACAAATTGATACAGCAATCTCCACAGCTCTCAAAGAAAGCAAACCTGTGTATGTGAGTATAAGTTGCAACCTTGCTGGCATTCCTCATCCAGCTTTCAGCAGGGAGCCCATTCCATTTTCCATTTCACCCAG ATTGAGCAATAAGTTGGGGACAGAGGCGGCTGTGGAGGCGGCAGCCACGTTCCTGAACAAGGCGGTGAAGCCAGTGATGGTGGGAGGGCCAAAGCTGAGAGCTGCCAAGGCATGCGAGGCTTTCGTCGAGCTGGCTGATGCTAGTGGGTATGCTATAGCAGTGATGCCTTCAGGCAAAGGGCTAGTCCCAGAAGAGCACCCTCGTTTCATCGGCACATACTGGGGTGCAGTGAGCACTGCCTTCTGTGGAGAAATTGTCGAATCTGCAGACGCTTATTTGTTTGCCGGACCAATCTTTAATGACTACAGCTCTGTTGGTTACTCcctcctcctcaagaaggagaAGGCCATCATCGTGCAGCCTGACAGAGTTGTGATTGGGAACGGTCACGCTTTCGGGTGCGTGCTCATGAAAGATTTCCTCAGGGAGCTAGCAAAAAAGATTAAGAAAAACACCACTGCTCATGAGAACTATTCCCGTATCTATATTTCTCAAGGCTGTCCTCTCAAATCCTTGCTCACTGACCCTCTTAGGGTCAATATCATGTTCCAGCACATCCAGAAGATGCTTTCCGCTGATACTGCAGTCATTGCTGAGACTGGAGATTCCTGGTTCAATTGTCAGAAGCTGAGGTTACCAACAGGATGTGGGTATGTGTTTGATCATCatata ataaatataaatatcaatgcATACTCTAACGAATACATTTTGTACCTTAAAAATGGGCTTTGCAGGTATGAGTTTCAGATGCAGTATGGTTCAATTGGATGGTCAGTTGGTGCCACTTTGGGATATGCACAATCTGTGCCCAGCAAAAGGGTGATTGCATGTATAGGCGATGGCAGCTTTCAG gtTACGGCTCAAGATATTTCGACGATGTTGCGGTGCAACCAGAAGTCCATCATATTCTTGATCAACAATGGAGGATACACAATCGAGGTGGAAATCCACGACGGCCCTTACAATGTCATCAAGAACTGGAACTACACCGGGCTAGTTGATGCAATCTCCAACGGGGAAAGCAAATGCTGGACAACAAAG GTGTTCACTGAGGAGGACCTGATCAATGCAATAGGAAAAGCAACAGGGGAGATGGCAGATTGTCTGTGTTTCATTGAAGTCATAGTCCACAAGGATGATACCAGTAAAGAGCTACTCGAATGGGGTTCCAGAGTAGCATCTGCCAATGGCCGCCCACCCAACCCTCAGTGA